One Pullulanibacillus sp. KACC 23026 DNA segment encodes these proteins:
- the ftsL gene encoding cell division protein FtsL, whose product MSLAPQRLRENETVRRSRVTEPQMEPQVLPRKRITKGEKVLWGLGVITVFILCITIVSNATALYNETKQVSQLQTKIETISSTNTGLRTQISQLSAPERIINYAKDKLGMTLDVKNVKVVK is encoded by the coding sequence ATGAGCTTAGCTCCACAAAGATTAAGAGAAAATGAAACTGTCCGCCGGTCCCGAGTAACAGAACCTCAAATGGAGCCTCAAGTTCTCCCAAGGAAACGAATTACTAAAGGGGAAAAAGTCTTATGGGGATTGGGAGTAATTACCGTTTTTATTCTTTGTATCACCATTGTTTCAAATGCGACCGCCTTATATAATGAAACTAAACAAGTCAGCCAGCTGCAAACGAAAATTGAGACGATCTCAAGCACCAATACGGGGCTTAGAACACAAATCTCTCAATTAAGTGCTCCAGAACGCATTATTAATTATGCAAAGGACAAGCTTGGTATGACTCTTGATGTTAAGAACGTAAAAGTCGTGAAGTAA
- the rsmH gene encoding 16S rRNA (cytosine(1402)-N(4))-methyltransferase RsmH has protein sequence MFEHITVLKDEAIEGLNIKPDGIYVDCTLGGGGHSEAILRRLTTGHLYAFDQDETAVKAGGERLQKVSSQWTIIPRNFKYIKEALHDQGVNEVDGVLYDLGVSSPQFDIGERGFSYQHDGPLDMRMNREQSLTAKEIVNEWSYQELIRIFFRYGEEKFAKSIARMIEKEREQRPIQTTSELVELIKAGIPAAARRKGGHPAKRVFQALRIAVNDELKVFEESLEQAIELVKVGGRLSVITFHSLEDRLCKQIFADYSKGIELPPGMPAIPEGGEPILKLVNRKPIVATETEQTENRRSRSAKLRIAEKINTR, from the coding sequence ATGTTTGAACATATTACGGTTTTAAAAGACGAAGCTATTGAAGGGTTGAACATTAAACCAGATGGGATTTACGTGGATTGTACATTGGGCGGCGGCGGTCATAGCGAAGCGATTCTTCGCAGGCTGACGACAGGACATCTCTATGCCTTTGATCAAGATGAGACAGCGGTCAAAGCAGGGGGAGAACGTCTACAAAAAGTTTCCAGCCAATGGACTATTATTCCTCGTAATTTCAAGTACATAAAGGAAGCTCTTCATGATCAAGGCGTTAACGAAGTGGATGGCGTGCTTTATGATCTAGGGGTCTCGTCACCTCAGTTTGATATTGGTGAACGCGGTTTTAGTTATCAACATGATGGCCCTCTCGATATGCGAATGAATCGCGAGCAGTCCTTGACCGCAAAAGAGATCGTCAATGAGTGGTCTTATCAAGAGCTCATTCGTATTTTTTTTCGTTATGGAGAAGAAAAATTCGCCAAGTCCATAGCCCGAATGATTGAAAAGGAACGTGAACAAAGGCCGATTCAGACAACTTCTGAATTAGTGGAATTAATTAAGGCAGGCATACCTGCCGCTGCCCGAAGAAAAGGCGGGCACCCGGCCAAACGCGTTTTTCAAGCCTTACGAATCGCTGTAAATGATGAACTGAAGGTGTTTGAAGAATCGCTTGAGCAAGCCATCGAGCTTGTTAAAGTAGGCGGACGCCTTTCAGTCATTACCTTTCATTCATTAGAGGATCGTTTATGCAAACAAATTTTTGCTGATTACAGCAAGGGAATTGAACTCCCGCCAGGTATGCCAGCTATACCTGAGGGCGGTGAGCCGATTCTCAAGCTTGTGAATCGAAAACCAATTGTCGCAACCGAAACGGAACAGACAGAAAATCGCCGTTCTCGTTCAGCTAAGTTAAGAATTGCCGAAAAAATAAATACGAGATAA
- the mraZ gene encoding division/cell wall cluster transcriptional repressor MraZ, whose translation MFMGEYQHAIDEKGRMIVPAKFRDDLGSTFVLTRGLDQCVFGYPMEEWKLLEQKLKNLPFTKKDARAFTRFFFSGAVECQLDKQGRVNLSQPLREHAKLEKDCVVIGVSNRIEIWSKEVWEGYYEESEASFEQISESLLDFDL comes from the coding sequence ATGTTCATGGGTGAATACCAACATGCCATTGATGAAAAAGGGCGGATGATTGTGCCTGCCAAATTTCGTGATGATCTTGGAAGCACGTTTGTTTTGACACGCGGATTGGATCAATGTGTATTTGGTTACCCTATGGAAGAATGGAAGCTCCTCGAACAAAAACTCAAAAATCTACCTTTTACTAAAAAAGATGCACGTGCCTTCACTCGATTCTTTTTCTCAGGTGCTGTGGAATGCCAATTGGACAAGCAAGGCCGGGTTAATCTTTCGCAGCCGCTTAGAGAACATGCCAAACTAGAAAAAGACTGTGTTGTAATCGGCGTATCCAACAGGATTGAGATATGGAGCAAAGAGGTTTGGGAAGGCTATTATGAAGAGTCTGAAGCCTCCTTTGAACAGATTTCAGAGAGCTTACTCGACTTTGATCTCTAA
- the bshC gene encoding bacillithiol biosynthesis cysteine-adding enzyme BshC encodes MDVKLIDLPKPSPLVEAYSASSPTIHAFFDYDYNSEASYQKRLEELSARPYKRAELVQVLTQFNQRLSAPSQVFENINRLTKPNSVVVVGGQQAGLLTGPIFTIHKCLAILQLAREKEEQLKVPVVPVFWIAGEDHDFAEVNHVFFYQQNSLRKFPFKIKGSGQSAVSDLPYNPDELEKWVEEVFRAFGETEFTEELLKQVKQTVREADTLVSFFGRLIHQLFGKYGLVLMDSADPHLRKIESSYFAEMIDRSEKIATGVTSQLERLKQAGYTVQLDQTDQSANLFVTHEQQRILLTRDQGDFVNTDKGFRKTKEELLGLTECAPHLLSNNVVTRPLMQDLVLPTLAFVAGPGEIAYWSALQPAFHSLGILMPPVVPRFHLVMVNRQAEKWLQEKNLTVEDVLKGKLRDKKEEWLKAQHEWEVDRYFETAREAMKTAYQPYKELAVQIHSELNELSRSNWDRIEHQMDYLKKQMERYIRVRHQTELSRFDYLEAQLFPNNGPQERSWSVYAFLNEYGPDLVDRLMKERYSYNGRQYAVFL; translated from the coding sequence ATGGATGTAAAGCTCATTGATCTTCCAAAGCCAAGCCCATTGGTGGAAGCCTATAGCGCGTCATCACCAACTATCCATGCTTTTTTTGATTATGATTATAACAGCGAGGCATCTTATCAAAAACGGTTGGAAGAGTTATCAGCAAGACCGTATAAGCGGGCAGAACTCGTTCAAGTTTTAACTCAATTTAATCAGAGGCTTTCAGCGCCATCTCAAGTATTTGAAAACATTAATCGTTTGACTAAACCCAATTCTGTTGTCGTAGTTGGAGGACAACAAGCAGGATTATTAACGGGTCCTATCTTTACCATACATAAATGTTTGGCGATTCTTCAGCTGGCGAGAGAGAAAGAGGAACAATTGAAAGTTCCCGTTGTTCCCGTGTTCTGGATTGCTGGAGAGGATCATGATTTTGCTGAAGTGAACCATGTCTTTTTCTATCAGCAAAACAGTCTTCGCAAATTTCCTTTTAAAATAAAAGGAAGCGGACAGTCGGCTGTCTCGGATCTTCCCTATAATCCTGATGAATTGGAAAAGTGGGTCGAAGAGGTTTTTAGAGCCTTTGGAGAAACCGAGTTTACAGAAGAGCTTCTGAAACAGGTTAAGCAAACGGTTAGAGAAGCGGATACGCTTGTGAGCTTTTTTGGCCGCTTAATCCATCAGCTTTTTGGAAAGTATGGCCTCGTTTTAATGGATTCAGCAGATCCGCATCTGAGAAAGATAGAATCTTCCTATTTCGCTGAGATGATTGATCGATCTGAGAAAATTGCAACGGGAGTGACGAGCCAGCTTGAAAGACTGAAGCAGGCGGGTTATACGGTTCAATTGGATCAAACCGATCAAAGTGCTAACCTCTTTGTCACCCATGAACAGCAACGGATCCTATTAACGCGTGATCAAGGCGATTTTGTGAATACGGATAAAGGATTTCGTAAAACGAAAGAAGAGCTGCTTGGCTTAACGGAATGCGCCCCTCATCTTTTGAGCAATAATGTGGTCACACGCCCTTTGATGCAGGATTTGGTTCTCCCGACGCTCGCTTTCGTTGCCGGCCCAGGGGAGATTGCTTATTGGTCGGCCTTGCAGCCTGCTTTTCATAGTTTGGGTATTTTAATGCCGCCGGTTGTCCCGCGTTTTCACTTAGTAATGGTTAATCGCCAGGCAGAAAAATGGCTTCAGGAAAAGAATTTAACGGTAGAGGATGTTCTGAAGGGCAAGCTTCGGGATAAAAAAGAGGAATGGTTAAAGGCACAGCATGAATGGGAAGTCGACCGTTATTTTGAAACGGCTCGCGAGGCAATGAAAACGGCCTATCAGCCTTATAAGGAACTGGCCGTTCAAATTCATTCAGAACTGAATGAATTAAGCCGTTCAAACTGGGATCGGATTGAGCACCAGATGGATTATTTAAAGAAACAAATGGAACGTTATATCCGCGTGCGCCATCAAACAGAATTATCACGATTCGATTATTTAGAAGCGCAATTATTTCCAAACAATGGACCGCAAGAAAGAAGCTGGTCGGTTTATGCTTTTCTAAATGAATATGGACCGGATCTCGTCGATCGACTGATGAAAGAGCGCTATTCATACAACGGTCGACAATATGCGGTATTTCTCTAA